A DNA window from Deltaproteobacteria bacterium contains the following coding sequences:
- a CDS encoding deoxyguanosinetriphosphate triphosphohydrolase has translation MSLRTRNDFEQEEQARLAGYAALACRSKGRAVAEPEDPYRTIFQRDRDRILHSSAFRRLEYKTQVFVNHQGDYYRTRLTHSLEVAQIARAVCRSLRLNEDLAEAVALAHDLGHTPFGHAGEDVMSRLMKEHGGFEHNHQSYRVVTQLEERYAHSAGLNLSFEVLEGIVKHAGEYDAPRGISGFAAHEGYPSLEAQIVNLADEIAYTNHDLDDGLTSGMITLAGLATVPVWQEHVAAITTQGPTLSVKLLRHSAIRGLIRTCIVDLLEETTRRLADRHIATIDDIRTRGGDLAAFSTAFAARFMELKRYLFDHLYRHYRVERMAEKARGVVQALFESFQRNPRMLPTKYYERIRHDSARERHICDYIAGMTDRYAFEEHRRLFDPRERV, from the coding sequence ATGAGCCTACGCACGCGGAACGACTTCGAACAGGAGGAACAAGCACGGTTGGCCGGCTATGCCGCGCTGGCGTGCCGCTCAAAAGGCCGCGCGGTGGCCGAGCCGGAAGATCCGTATCGCACGATCTTCCAACGCGACCGCGACCGCATCCTACATTCCAGCGCGTTCCGCCGCCTCGAATACAAGACGCAAGTCTTCGTCAATCATCAAGGCGATTATTACCGGACGCGACTCACGCATAGTTTGGAAGTGGCGCAGATCGCGCGCGCCGTCTGTCGCAGTCTGCGACTCAACGAAGACTTGGCCGAAGCCGTCGCGTTGGCACACGACCTCGGCCACACGCCGTTCGGCCATGCCGGCGAAGACGTGATGAGCCGGCTGATGAAAGAACACGGCGGCTTCGAACATAATCACCAAAGTTACCGCGTCGTGACGCAACTGGAAGAGCGCTACGCCCACAGTGCCGGACTCAATCTCTCGTTCGAAGTCCTGGAAGGGATCGTCAAACACGCGGGCGAATACGACGCCCCGCGCGGCATCAGCGGCTTCGCCGCGCACGAAGGCTATCCCAGCCTCGAGGCCCAAATCGTCAATTTAGCGGACGAAATCGCCTACACCAACCACGACCTCGACGATGGCCTCACGTCGGGGATGATCACGCTCGCCGGCCTCGCCACCGTCCCGGTGTGGCAAGAACACGTCGCGGCCATCACAACGCAAGGGCCGACGTTGAGCGTGAAACTGCTCCGCCACTCGGCGATCCGCGGATTGATTCGCACTTGCATCGTCGACTTGCTGGAAGAAACGACGCGGCGTCTGGCGGACCGCCATATCGCAACGATCGACGACATCCGCACCCGCGGTGGCGACTTGGCCGCGTTCAGCACGGCGTTCGCTGCGCGCTTTATGGAACTAAAGCGCTATCTCTTCGACCACCTCTACCGCCACTATCGCGTGGAACGGATGGCGGAAAAGGCGCGCGGCGTGGTGCAGGCATTATTCGAATCGTTCCAACGCAATCCGCGCATGCTCCCGACCAAATACTACGAACGGATCCGCCACGACAGCGCCCGCGAACGCCATATTTGCGACTACATCGCCGGCATGACCGACCGCTACGCGTTCGAAGAACACCGCCGCCTCTTCGACCCGCGCGAACGCGTTTAA
- a CDS encoding inorganic phosphate transporter, protein MLEPSLILVALVVFVALVFDFVNGFHDAANSVATIVSTRVLSPRAAVLWAAVFNFIAAFAFGTAVAKMVATGVVHAHVVTIPVILAALLGAIVWDLITWWYGIPSSSSHALIGAFAGAGVAAAGWQAVKFGGFGKIGAAILVSPLLGLGCGWVLMKLVNCLMRNARPANVDHWFRRLQLVSAAIYSFSHGSNDAQKTMGIIMALLVAAGQLAADAPVPLLVIFGCHLAIALGTLCGGWRIVQTMGMRIVRLRPVDGFSAETGGGVVILLMSHLGIPVSTTHTITGAITGVGVCRRFSAVRWWVARRIVWAWILTIPCSALIAAGSYYLIQWVTD, encoded by the coding sequence ATGCTTGAACCGAGTCTCATCCTGGTCGCGTTGGTGGTCTTCGTGGCGCTGGTCTTCGACTTCGTCAACGGGTTCCACGATGCGGCCAATTCGGTCGCGACGATCGTTTCCACACGGGTCCTCTCTCCGCGCGCGGCCGTGCTGTGGGCCGCGGTTTTCAACTTTATTGCGGCATTCGCGTTCGGCACTGCGGTTGCCAAGATGGTGGCGACCGGCGTCGTGCATGCGCACGTCGTCACGATACCGGTGATCTTAGCGGCGCTGCTCGGCGCGATCGTGTGGGACTTGATCACCTGGTGGTACGGGATTCCCTCCAGCTCGTCGCATGCGTTGATCGGCGCGTTTGCCGGCGCCGGCGTGGCGGCCGCAGGTTGGCAGGCCGTCAAGTTCGGCGGATTCGGCAAGATCGGCGCGGCCATCCTCGTGTCGCCGCTCCTCGGCCTCGGGTGCGGTTGGGTGCTGATGAAACTCGTGAATTGCCTGATGCGCAATGCCAGACCGGCGAACGTGGATCATTGGTTTCGTCGGCTGCAGCTCGTGTCGGCGGCGATCTATTCATTTTCGCACGGTTCCAACGACGCGCAAAAGACGATGGGCATTATCATGGCGCTCCTTGTCGCAGCGGGACAGTTGGCGGCGGATGCCCCGGTCCCGCTGTTGGTCATTTTCGGCTGTCACTTGGCGATTGCGCTCGGCACCTTGTGCGGTGGGTGGCGGATCGTCCAGACGATGGGGATGCGAATCGTGCGGCTGCGGCCGGTAGACGGTTTCAGCGCCGAGACCGGTGGCGGCGTCGTGATCTTGCTGATGTCGCATTTAGGCATTCCCGTCAGCACCACGCATACCATCACCGGCGCGATCACCGGCGTCGGCGTCTGTCGTCGGTTCTCCGCCGTCCGTTGGTGGGTCGCCCGCCGCATCGTCTGGGCCTGGATCCTGACGATCCCCTGTTCCGCACTGATCGCCGCGGGGAGTTATTATCTGATTCAGTGGGTGACAGATTAA